The genomic window TTACCTTGTtttatggcgcaaaattaatcatccgattttgtttttgaataagtttcccactaaaatgaaagaaaaatgattttaagtgataaAAATCTTCATTTCTCCCTTCACGCGCTCTATTGCTAGCCTGTTtttatgctgcagctgtctagttcaaaaCTGTCAAATACGATTGACATACCTCAgcgaaaaattgtcaaaaatcaacgatattTTGCGGTGCCTCGAAAATGGCGTTGGTACTCGatttttgtttctcttttttttttgtaaagggtggttaaattctaagggccgatgttaaatgtaaaccacacctaaacgtcaagcttttttctacatttcattcgATATCTTTCAATTTCAGCCAAACTCAATtttaaccatggaaagatacacaatcgagcaacgcgttaaagttattcaggcttattatgaaaacgggtgttcaaatcaaaatgcatttcgcgcacttcgtgaagaaacccatcttcagtgatgaggcacattttcaccacagtggattcgtcaataagcagaatttccgcatttgggcgaatgataatccaagagtgattgccgaaaaaccaatgcatccacaaagagtaactgtttggtgcggtttatgcgCCGGCGGCaccattgggccgtattttttccaaaatgaggccggtcaggcagttactgtgaataatgttcgccatcgtgagatgataacgaactttttatgacccgaattggaagatgtggatgtggacgatatgtggtttcaacaattcaagagctaaaggatgagataattcggcacattaacggcatagaacctcaattatgcctcagcgtctacgaaaatttggaccatcggatggaggtgtgccgccgaggccgtggcggccatatggccgatattttgttccacacgtaACTGAgatataccagtattatcataataaagagaaatgacaaaaatttcttaaagaaattgtattttattcaaaatcaacaccggtcctTTAAACCTAACCACCCACACGTTACTGTTACGCATGGAGCAGGTAGCGTTATGATCTGCAGCTGTTTGACTGCTGATAGTGTTGGCCAAATGTTCATTTGCGATGGTCACAAGGACAGTCAAAAGTTCATAAAAGTATTAGAAACTGCACATTTGGCTCCATTAAGGCGCATTTTCGGGAACTCTAATTTAGATAGAGCTCAATTCCAACAAGTAAATGCTCCTGGTCATAAAGCAGCGACTACGAGGCGTCCATTTAGAGGcattaacattactttaagACCTAAACTCAATAGAGCGCAGGCTATCTGAAAAGCAAGATAAAGGAACATAGCATCTACGTTGGTCCAACGTAGAAtccctcttgccaacaagtgctacattgaactaagtaggcaattgagtagtaaagtcccttctcgacgaacaaaactaacactctacaagactctcatcatgcccgtcctaacgcatgacgcagaagcttggacgatgacaacatccgatgaagcgacgcttggagtgtttgagagaaagattctgcgtaagaattttggacctttgcacgttggcaactgcgaatatcgcaggcgatggaacgatgagctgtatgagccttacgacgacatagaatCCAGCGGCTAGAGATCCAGCgggtacgttggctgggtcatgcgtccgaatggatacaaacgctccggctttgaaggtattcgatgcggtaccagctggtggtagcagaggaagaggaaggcctcctctgcgttgcaaagatcaggtggaaaaggacttggcttcacttggtgtgtccaattggcgccggttagcacgagaaaaaaacgactggcgcgctttgttgaactcggccaaagtcgcgtaagctgttatcgcgccaattaggaagaagaagaagaaggaacaTAGCATAACATCGCAAACAGccctaaaaaattctttaattatTGAGTGGAGCTCCATAAGTAAAACCCAATTTGCAAAGCTTGTCCGCAGCATGCCCCAGAGGACTGCTGTTATTATCAAAGCAAAGGGTGGGCCTactatatattaattttcttatcactaattaattttatttgtactgATTTATTGATCAAATTTTACTTCACTTTTAGAAACGTAAAATTCAGTAATTAATAGAATGCCCAATACTTTTGGCCAAGACTGTACACTGATTGTTtctatgcataaaaatataggtTTTTTTTCCAGTATAGAGGGTGTAGCTAGCAATTGAAGTTCTATGCTCATCGCTGACGCTCAATTCCGCCAACTTTACGGTTCACCAATTCACGCAACgcgaataaaaaagtaaaacaaaaatatcagatTAATTGCAACGATATATGAAAAACCTCTATCAAGTAAGTACAAAtccaaatacaaataaaggCGTATTACTACACGACATTAGTGCGACTACAAATAAcgaattgcaaacaaaaaaatttagtacattttttaagCATCGCAAACAAAGTCACTCAATGCGatgtaataatattaaaaagtggaTTTTTCAAATCGCGCTAACACTGGCCATAATCGAGATACACCCGTGGGAATACATGGATCTCAAAACTGGCATTTCGCGCAACCCAATCTCAGCCACCTGTGCGACGCAACTGCATATGGAAATGGGCAAACCATTGTTGTGGCCACTACTGAGCAAAAGTGGCAATGAGGAGGGAGAGAGGCATGGCAAGGAAGCCGAACGACATTCACACTGGACTACGGTAAGTGAGTGCTGTTTTGATTAGAGACATACAATTGATATCATTTTCTAAACACTCCTGTAACAACAACGCCACCACCAACGCCATCACCACTGCCTGTGCATAAAGACGGAATGGCTAGAGAAGCACAAATACGCCGTGGAGCTGCACAATGTCACCACAGTCGACGGCTATCAGCTACTTTTGCATCGCATACCCAAACCAGGCAAACAACCCGTCTTGTTGGTGCATGGATTGCTAACCTCATCACTCGCTTGGGTGCTGCTCGGACCCGGCAAGAGTTTAGGTAAGCACGAAGAATTGTTTTAAACCAGCTAAGCCGCTTATGCCACCTACGCTGACCTATTTgcttacatgcacacacacacgcacatacatacagctACGTATGAATAGCATTGTTTTTGCCTTTCTCCTAAAATAGGCTTTTTGCTCGCCGAACGTAACTACGATGTTTGGCTGGCGAATTTGCGCGGCTCACCATATGCGCGCAGTCACACGCAATTCAGCACCAGCAGCGCAGACTATTGGAGTTTCAGCTTTCATGAATGGGGCGCTTACGATCTGACAGCCATAATGGACCGCATTTGGAATGAAACCTCGTTTCAGAAGTTGCTGTTAATTGGGCATTCTCAGGTGTGGCAATTGTGCTTAGTTACCGTTGTCAATGGTGTTTAGcagatatatgtgtatgtgtatgtatgtgtgctaaaGTGGTATTGTTTTTGTcacacttagtgttgttggTACATATCACTGTTGCAATTGTTTTGGGTTAGCGCCTTTAgcttttgtttttggcatttgtgTTTGTTcttggattttgtttttgttcttgtttctgTATTGTTTCcattcttgtttttgttattggttttgttgttgcattgtttCTGTTCACATGTGCCGGAGCGGAATTGCAAATAGTCTGTGTCGTTAATGCTTCTTACCAATGTCCGTattgtgttttctttgtttcatCTTATTTGGTCTGCTTTTAGGCGCTGAACGCATTTCTGGTTCTATGTTCCATGCACCCCGAGTACAATGAACGCATTCTGTTGATGCAAGCGTTGGCACCCATTGTGCAATTACACGATTTAGTGCGCTTCAAATCGGTTGATGTTCGACGGGTAATGCGATTTGTGAAGGTGAGTGATGGTGAGAGGGGGGAGACTACTACAGAGATTTTGGAAGGTTTCAAAAGtgcatttaaattgaaaatttcttaaatttttgggcTCTTAGCAGTACCtatatatttcatacatatatataatgtgctcgtacacttctgttaggtgtttggccgagctcctcctcctatttgtgacgcgcgtcttgatgttgttccacaaatggagggacctacagtttcaagccgactccgaacggcagatattttttatgaggagctttttcatggcagaaatacactcgaaggtttgctattgcctgccgaggggcgaccactattaggaaaatatttttctttcggtgtttcactgagattcgaacctacgttctctctgtgaattccgaatggtagtcacgcaccaacccattcggctacggcggccgttacCTATACATTGcgttaaaaaaagtgtaaaataccGAAAGGAAGTAGTATAGAAATTACAGAAACACCTTTTtttagtagcggtcgcccctcgacaggcaatgacaaacctcccagtgtatttgtgctatgaaaaagctgttCAAAAACAAACTCTCTGCTGTTCAGAGTCAGCTTAAACCAGTAGGTCGCTTCATTTGCAGTAAAGCATGAAtttacacaccacaaataggaggaagagctcagtCAAGCACCCAACGAAGATATACCACCTCGATCAAAACGTTCCCGGAAGAACCGCCAGGTGACCCTCTAAGTCAACTTATTTGACTACTGCTGTTTGGTTCTTGTTAGGTTGCCTCATCATTAACActcctattaaaattttatcgccattgcttgacatttgtaaacgTTACGCAGTCCTGAGTAGATCTAgtaatttcagttttaaaaatggatttaaatttaaaatttttttgtttatactaAATTCTGCGTTGAAAATGGGTGCAATGGTGCGAAAACTTTAGAAATGTTGGAAAAGTGTTTCCGTAACGATGCTCTAAAGAAGAGAACAGAAGAGATCGTCAATTCATCGAGGATGCCGAACGTAGTGCTAGGCCGTCGACGTCGAagactgatgaaaacatcaataaagtgctATCAAAGTTGATCAATAGCCATAAATTATATAGCAAAGAGCTGGTGGAGAACTTgagcattgcttatggatcaATTCAGCGCATTGTAGTTTATGATTTGGGTTTGCATGTTACTGCAAAGTTGGGCCCAAAGTACCTGAGTTTCGTGCAAAAGAGGGGCcgtgttgatatcgccaaaaacatgattttcaAGGATGGGCACTCAACAAAtacatcattactggagacgagaagtgggcttatgagtacgacacgtaGTCCAGACATTAGGCGAGTatgtggagagctccgaatgaatcaAGACCAAACAAGCCACGTCGTTTTTAGTCAACAAAGAAAGCGATGTTTACGGTTCTTATGTATTACCTTACGAATGGATTGTACACCACAAACttttgccagaagatcagaTAGTTAATAAAGACTATGATATTATTTGGCCGTTATGATCTTCACGTAAACATCGTGAAGCATTTCGCCAAAAAGAAGGTTTTTTGGGGAAATAACTCGGGGATCTCGCACCGAGATAACGCATCGTCGCACAGAGCCATCATTATCTGTGAATTTTTGATCAAGAACGAAACGGATTCCTTCCAGCAGCCATCGTATTTACTTGATATGGCTCCCTTCTGATTGATCgaatcaaaaaaccactacggtaAACGCATAGTAAAAGCCGGAAGTAAGTAATGGGAAAATCGAAGGCGACTCTGATGGTTAAACCGAAaacagagttccagaaatgttttgaGAGCTGGATCAGTCGCTGGCATAAATGTGTATCAGTTGATGGAGAGTATTTTGAGAACTTTGTGATCGAGGTGATAGACCAAAAGacccaaaaaaagttttaacaaaTATAGGACCATAaactaagttaggttaggttaaatggctacTCATGAGTGGGTTCCATGTGAACGATAAATtaaattcgtcctttgtgataccaacGCAAGAAGATAAGAGAGACAAAacaggaaaagaaaaaagtcacaaggtgttaaatcacaagatctcgttggccaattgtgatcacctcttcgagagataacacggtctgaaaacttttcccgtaaaaggtcAATAGTTTCgttacttgtgtggcacgtagcgccgtctttttgaagataaacgttgtccagatcaatgccATCCAACTCCGgcgataaaaaatcgttaataatctctcgatagcgcaattcattcacctgtaacacctgttattggaaaaccctttactaagtTCAcgtttcacgtgaaatggctgGCAAAATCCAGACAAATGgcattgccgtgaaatatgTGTGTAATGTTGTATGTACCTCACAGCAAAGTAGTACCCAGTTCACGCCGTAGTAGTAGTACCTAGTTCCCGTTCATCTTACCAAAATTTAGCAATTGCCTCTGTGCGATGTAAATTTGACGTTTCTTCTCATCCGACAATCAATGTGActagcaacatttcacggcAAGCCGAATTCTCGCTGGTGGCGAAATATCACCGCTGTGAAGTTAGTACTAGCCTTAAATTCGTAAAAAATTGTGTGAGTTATATTTCCGGCTGGGTCATAAAAAGCaatgttgagaaaaaaaaacttaaaacaaaatcatgCAATTTCTTTAAATACCTTTAATCGGCAATGCTtgctattattatatttttcatattgaaGAATAAGTGGGAAAGAGCTCGTggctggctaaactgtgcctaCAACTTTTCATTTGCAGGAAAAAATCTTTTAACCGCATTCCAGCTGTCCTCGAGTTCAAGCATTTTTCTGATTACGTTATTCGGCGTAATGTCGACAATTTGCTGTCTCCGAGCATCTCCTTCCTCGAAATATGCGACTGATGGCAACTAATAAACCTGTGTTCGACGTCATCGCTCGGTGCTTCGCAATATATGCACGAGTGGTCGCTTACCTTAACCATGCGGTAAAAATATTTCCGGAAGTATTCGTGGTATGAGTGTAAGTGAGTTGAGAAATATTTCAATTCCACGAAGTTCCTTTGAGCGCCCACTTGCCCATGGTCTGCACGAGTTTCGCCATCCATCTACCACTCGTTTCAGTGTCCCATCAACTTTGCCACCGTTTGCTAGGAAAAAAATTCCGATTATGCGTGTGATGTATGTGAGATGTTTTCCCGAAATTCGTAAAAAATAGTtcgtttagaaaaaatttaaattttcaaagaacaagttatcataaattttgtaaaaaccaattacatcgggtgttttttagctgtatgagaactatcgatatcgataactaacATTTGCTAACAACGGTGCTAACATTTCTGCTCAGTAAGTCATTCTTCCTTATTACCTTTAAAAgtacagctgaaacgtgtcgtatattgatcaatatttacggtaatcacgctccatcagatacaaattgtaaaaagtggtttcgacgtttccaaagtggcaatttcgaggtgagtgataaagatcgcgaagggcaCCGAGATACTTAActaaaacaattattggataaaTACCCAAAttgaacccttgatgatatatcTAAAGAGTTcaatgttgacagatcaaccgtcggaaAACGTTTGCACGCAATGGGAATGacccagaaagcaggtaactggatgGATATCGAGTGGCTCGAGGGATGTCGAGAGACGTTCGGTTACGTgttaggttatgttgtgcatctgaaaccatcactgtcgatcgttaccgactgcagctaatgcatttgaatcgagctctcaaagaaaaccGACCGGAAGACATGACGAACTGATTTTGATGCATGGCAACGCCAGGCCATATGTTGCTAAAtgggtccagaaatatttagaggtactgaattgggaaatcttaccccacccgccgtattctccagacattgcactttcggattaccatctgttccgatcgatgcagtcagcccttattggagagtggttcacttcttacgagagcatctcacactggctcaatgaatggatcaagtcaaagtAACTCGAATATCTTGTCAAAGGAATCCGTTTGCTCTCTGAAAGATGGAGTCAAGTTATAGTTTCCAATGGCACATGCATCACATAATATCGAgtgttatttaattataattataataaaataattggtaATTTTGGCTAAGAAACGACGGA from Anastrepha ludens isolate Willacy chromosome 5, idAnaLude1.1, whole genome shotgun sequence includes these protein-coding regions:
- the LOC128864840 gene encoding lipase 1; protein product: MDLKTGISRNPISATCATQLHMEMGKPLLWPLLSKSGNEEGERHGKEAERHSHWTTTEWLEKHKYAVELHNVTTVDGYQLLLHRIPKPGKQPVLLVHGLLTSSLAWVLLGPGKSLGFLLAERNYDVWLANLRGSPYARSHTQFSTSSADYWSFSFHEWGAYDLTAIMDRIWNETSFQKLLLIGHSQALNAFLVLCSMHPEYNERILLMQALAPIVQLHDLVRFKSVDVRRVMRFVKAKLKAKSYELLPADYLRKKCLNHNFDESQECLKIMRTFAGNGRYSKSIEPLLYGQLLQGGSPKEIKHLQQLWESGDFVAFDYGVEGNRKYYNSSVEPYNYNLSLVTAPLLLYFGESDAIATPEGVHSIYSRLLGTVVGVYRITADKFNHFDFLCANDVKTLVNDRVIAMMEQHLAGKLPYVIE